One genomic segment of Opitutus sp. ER46 includes these proteins:
- a CDS encoding polysaccharide biosynthesis tyrosine autokinase, giving the protein MANVHAAPVGASVAGFLQILRQRQWLIALILALVVVTTIGVTAFLPKGYRATTKVRVERPDGQVKLFQAQTSPSYDPVFLQDQFKIMQSEKILYPVIERLDLNRKIAALKDSPAAFPSAVTYAILTRKMLRVESQRASSVIEINVDAEDPQLAADIANEVARTYSADRIALATSDQSEGMAQLRQELLKQEQAVTRQRDAVEKLRKELNISGVDLNARYSDMEIETLRQMQNTLIALSVDAIGRKTRWERFKSIPAGERQSLVNSELIPDQNIQNLLQAYLVADQKVTQLQGRLGEAHPDLIAAVDNRAKIKEQLDAQLRGYENSLEIAYKEAEARVAELKSQLAQAKVDQILSARDRMRPFEEAAQKLEDETRLLTTLKLTLRQREIDFQVPKKTIEILNTAEAPRFPIRPSWPLNLTFAFVFGAVLAVGVAVVLEYFDTSFRNVADVEARLGLPVLGVIPFAQDPLARGGDDPAELEPYRVLYTNLNLALKPGQAHALVFSSAGPGEGKSTTLHRLTRLMGEMGDRVLLIDADLRRPTQHRIAERPRSPGLSDLLTAQKTLDEVIQKSISPGLDFIASGAAGNFTLSLIYANRLRELMTTLRGRYDRIVFDSPPIIGVSDTSVLMTVVDGVVLLIQHRRNPQSMVLRAQQIVGGVKASILGIVLNQIPGNAGGDYGYYTSNYAYYHEGSRRTRRSARSDKKPEAGGEDRLDLHE; this is encoded by the coding sequence ATGGCCAACGTCCACGCTGCTCCAGTCGGTGCGTCGGTTGCAGGGTTTCTGCAGATTCTTCGCCAACGCCAGTGGTTGATTGCGCTGATCCTGGCGCTCGTGGTGGTGACCACGATCGGGGTGACGGCCTTCCTGCCCAAGGGCTATCGCGCGACCACGAAAGTGCGGGTGGAGCGGCCGGACGGGCAGGTGAAGCTCTTCCAGGCGCAGACGAGCCCGAGCTACGACCCGGTTTTCCTGCAGGATCAGTTCAAGATCATGCAGTCGGAGAAAATTCTCTACCCGGTGATCGAGCGGCTGGATCTGAACCGGAAGATCGCGGCGCTGAAGGACTCGCCGGCGGCTTTCCCCTCGGCGGTCACCTACGCGATCCTGACGCGGAAGATGCTGCGGGTGGAGTCGCAGCGGGCGTCTTCGGTGATCGAGATCAACGTGGATGCGGAGGATCCGCAGCTCGCGGCCGACATCGCGAACGAAGTGGCGCGCACGTATTCGGCGGATCGGATCGCGCTCGCGACCTCGGACCAGAGTGAGGGCATGGCGCAATTGCGGCAGGAGCTGCTGAAGCAGGAACAGGCGGTTACGCGCCAGCGCGATGCCGTCGAGAAGCTGCGCAAGGAGCTGAATATTTCCGGCGTGGACCTGAACGCGCGGTACTCCGACATGGAGATCGAGACGCTGCGGCAGATGCAGAACACGCTGATCGCCCTGAGCGTGGACGCGATCGGGCGGAAGACGCGCTGGGAGCGGTTCAAGTCGATCCCGGCGGGCGAGCGCCAGAGCCTGGTCAACTCGGAGCTGATCCCGGACCAGAACATCCAGAACCTGTTGCAGGCGTACCTCGTGGCCGACCAGAAGGTGACGCAGTTGCAGGGCCGGTTGGGCGAGGCACACCCGGACCTGATCGCGGCGGTGGACAACCGGGCGAAGATCAAGGAGCAGCTCGATGCGCAACTGCGCGGGTACGAAAACTCGCTCGAGATCGCGTACAAGGAAGCCGAGGCCCGCGTGGCGGAGCTCAAGAGCCAGTTGGCGCAGGCCAAGGTGGACCAGATCCTGTCCGCGCGGGATCGGATGCGTCCCTTCGAGGAGGCGGCGCAGAAGCTGGAGGACGAAACGCGGTTGCTGACGACGCTGAAGCTGACGTTGCGGCAGCGGGAGATCGATTTCCAGGTGCCGAAGAAGACGATCGAGATCCTGAACACGGCGGAGGCGCCGCGCTTCCCGATCCGGCCGAGCTGGCCCCTGAATCTCACGTTTGCGTTCGTGTTCGGCGCCGTGCTCGCGGTCGGCGTCGCGGTGGTGCTCGAGTATTTCGACACGAGCTTCCGGAACGTGGCGGACGTCGAGGCGCGGCTGGGTCTGCCGGTGCTGGGGGTGATTCCCTTTGCCCAGGATCCGTTGGCGCGCGGCGGCGACGACCCCGCGGAGCTGGAGCCGTACCGGGTGCTCTACACCAACTTGAACCTGGCGTTGAAACCGGGGCAGGCGCATGCGCTCGTGTTCTCGTCGGCCGGGCCGGGCGAGGGGAAGTCGACGACGCTCCACCGGCTGACGCGGCTGATGGGCGAGATGGGTGACCGCGTGCTGTTGATCGACGCGGACCTGCGACGTCCGACGCAGCATCGGATTGCCGAGCGGCCGAGATCGCCAGGCCTGAGCGATCTGCTGACTGCGCAGAAGACACTGGATGAGGTGATCCAGAAGAGCATCTCGCCGGGGCTGGACTTCATCGCGAGCGGCGCGGCCGGCAATTTCACGCTCTCGCTGATCTACGCGAACCGGCTGCGGGAACTGATGACGACGCTGCGTGGGCGGTACGACCGGATCGTGTTTGATTCGCCGCCGATCATCGGGGTGAGCGACACGAGCGTGCTGATGACGGTCGTCGATGGAGTGGTGTTGCTGATCCAGCACCGGCGCAACCCGCAGAGCATGGTTCTGCGCGCGCAGCAGATCGTCGGCGGCGTGAAGGCGTCGATCCTGGGCATCGTGCTGAACCAGATTCCCGGCAACGCTGGCGGTGACTACGGTTACTACACGAGCAACTACGCCTACTATCACGAAGGCTCACGGCGCACGCGCCGTTCAGCACGTTCCGACAAGAAGCCCGAGGCCGGCGGCGAGGATCGCCTGGACCTGCACGAGTGA
- a CDS encoding type II toxin-antitoxin system VapC family toxin translates to MPTIVADTSFLFSLYGSDVNSAAARAWIADSSSPITVTPLNRYELTNAVHFATFRQLITRDEAFATLTAFEADMQAGLLQPAQRDLDAVVEEARTLSNTYTANGGHRSFDILHIGSARTLQAALFLTFDTNQKKLAAAVGLPIGP, encoded by the coding sequence ATGCCTACAATCGTCGCCGACACCAGCTTCCTCTTCTCCTTGTACGGCTCAGACGTAAACTCGGCTGCAGCGCGCGCCTGGATCGCGGACTCCAGCAGTCCGATCACCGTGACGCCTCTGAATCGATACGAACTCACCAATGCGGTCCATTTCGCCACGTTCCGCCAGCTCATCACGCGCGACGAAGCCTTCGCCACGCTGACCGCTTTCGAAGCCGATATGCAAGCAGGGCTGCTCCAGCCAGCCCAGCGTGACTTGGATGCCGTCGTCGAAGAAGCTCGGACACTATCCAACACTTACACGGCAAACGGTGGACACCGCTCGTTCGATATCCTGCACATCGGGTCGGCACGCACGCTGCAGGCAGCCTTGTTTCTTACATTCGACACAAACCAGAAGAAGCTCGCGGCGGCGGTCGGTCTGCCCATCGGCCCCTAG
- a CDS encoding type II toxin-antitoxin system prevent-host-death family antitoxin: MKTASVRELRNNYAEILRWVGAGEEVQVTRRGQIVARVVPPTMKVPQTVDWSRSAALTRAPWTRHLTAEQSASILAESQGD, translated from the coding sequence ATGAAAACGGCGTCGGTACGCGAACTCCGGAACAACTATGCCGAGATCCTTCGCTGGGTCGGCGCCGGCGAGGAGGTCCAGGTTACGCGTCGGGGCCAAATCGTCGCCCGGGTTGTACCGCCGACGATGAAGGTCCCTCAGACCGTCGATTGGTCGCGAAGCGCGGCCCTCACCCGCGCGCCCTGGACCCGGCACCTTACCGCCGAGCAGTCCGCCTCCATCCTGGCGGAGAGCCAGGGCGACTAG
- a CDS encoding UDP-N-acetylglucosamine diphosphorylase: MNASEFFALPPSLASFAAHFPPDVAPWEWLKRIGPALAALTEVPATVTVPPGVQVEGKVWLHPSVKLPAYATLIGPAWIGAKTEIRPGAFIRGNVIIGEGCVIGNACEFKNCLLMDGVQVPHFSYVGDSILGNNAHLGAGVICSNLRLDQKPVTVRANGKTYETGLRKFGAILGDAAEVGCNSVLNPGAILGRRALVAPTSAFSGYLPPENVAYCRSQAKILPRRA, encoded by the coding sequence ATGAATGCCTCCGAGTTCTTTGCGCTGCCCCCTTCGCTGGCGTCCTTTGCGGCCCATTTCCCGCCCGATGTGGCGCCTTGGGAGTGGCTGAAGCGGATTGGCCCGGCGCTGGCGGCGCTGACCGAGGTGCCCGCAACCGTCACTGTTCCGCCGGGCGTGCAGGTTGAGGGCAAGGTCTGGTTGCACCCGTCGGTGAAGCTCCCGGCCTACGCCACGCTGATCGGCCCGGCCTGGATTGGCGCCAAGACCGAGATCCGTCCGGGCGCCTTCATTCGTGGCAACGTGATCATTGGCGAGGGCTGCGTCATCGGTAACGCCTGCGAATTCAAGAATTGCCTCCTCATGGATGGCGTGCAGGTGCCGCACTTCAGCTACGTCGGGGACTCCATTCTCGGGAACAACGCGCACCTCGGCGCCGGCGTCATCTGCTCGAATCTACGCCTCGATCAGAAGCCGGTGACGGTGCGCGCCAACGGCAAGACTTACGAGACCGGCTTACGCAAGTTCGGCGCGATCCTGGGCGACGCGGCCGAGGTCGGCTGCAACTCCGTGCTCAATCCGGGCGCGATCCTCGGCCGCCGCGCGCTCGTGGCGCCGACCTCGGCGTTCTCCGGCTACCTCCCGCCCGAGAATGTCGCGTACTGTCGGTCTCAGGCGAAGATCCTCCCGCGGCGCGCCTAG
- the trpS gene encoding tryptophan--tRNA ligase — protein sequence MRTLTGIQPSGTLHIGNYFGAMRPAIDAQSRGDCFYFIADYHSMTSLFDPAQRRTNTLGVALDWLAAGLDPKRCVFWRQSDVPEVAELMWLLGTLTPMALLERAHSYKDKLAKGIAPNFGLFAYPVLMAADILLYDTNVVPVGRDQKQHVEMTRDMAIKFNLAYGETFVVPESEIRDEIAVVPGLDGQKMSKSYGNTIDIFGEEKATRKKIMGIVMDSRTPAEPKPDADRNIAIQLLKLVAPAEVATDYENRLRAGGLGYGDLKKALFEHYWNYFAAARARRAELAANMDYVHQVLRDGAQRARVVADGVLARARTASGLR from the coding sequence ATGCGTACGCTCACTGGCATTCAGCCCTCCGGGACGCTCCATATCGGCAACTACTTTGGCGCCATGCGCCCGGCCATCGATGCGCAGTCGCGCGGTGATTGTTTCTACTTCATCGCCGACTACCACTCGATGACCTCGCTGTTTGACCCGGCCCAGCGCCGGACGAACACCCTTGGCGTCGCCCTCGACTGGCTCGCGGCGGGGCTCGATCCGAAGCGGTGCGTGTTCTGGCGCCAGAGCGACGTGCCCGAGGTCGCCGAGTTGATGTGGCTCCTTGGCACCCTGACGCCGATGGCGCTCCTGGAGCGCGCGCACAGCTACAAGGACAAGCTTGCCAAGGGCATCGCCCCCAACTTCGGCCTGTTCGCGTACCCGGTGCTCATGGCCGCCGACATCCTGCTGTACGACACCAACGTCGTGCCGGTGGGGCGGGACCAGAAGCAGCACGTCGAGATGACGCGCGACATGGCGATCAAGTTCAACCTGGCCTATGGCGAGACCTTCGTGGTGCCCGAGTCGGAGATCCGCGACGAGATCGCGGTCGTGCCCGGGCTCGACGGCCAGAAGATGAGCAAGAGCTACGGCAACACGATCGACATCTTCGGCGAGGAGAAGGCCACGCGGAAGAAGATCATGGGCATCGTGATGGACTCCCGCACGCCGGCCGAGCCGAAGCCCGATGCCGACCGCAACATTGCCATCCAGCTTCTCAAGCTCGTCGCGCCCGCGGAGGTCGCGACCGACTACGAGAACCGGCTGCGCGCCGGCGGACTCGGCTACGGCGACCTGAAGAAGGCGCTGTTCGAGCACTACTGGAACTACTTCGCCGCCGCCCGCGCTCGCCGCGCCGAACTCGCTGCAAACATGGACTACGTTCACCAGGTGCTCCGCGACGGGGCCCAGCGGGCGCGCGTCGTGGCCGATGGCGTGCTGGCCCGGGCCCGTACTGCGAGCGGCCTGCGCTGA